In Chroicocephalus ridibundus chromosome 4, bChrRid1.1, whole genome shotgun sequence, one genomic interval encodes:
- the LOC134514588 gene encoding acyl-CoA (8-3)-desaturase-like yields the protein MEDPEPGRPLRRFTWEEIRERSGRGSPPQERWLVIERKVYDISHFCRRHPGGSRVISHYAGQDATDPFIAFHLDKTLVRKYMSPLLIGELAPDQPSFEPSKNKKLVEDFRELRATVEKMGLLNPNRIFFILYLCHILLLDVAAWLTIWYFGASTVPFLFSAVLLGTVQAQAGWLQHDFGHLSVFSKSKWNHWVHKFVIGHLKGAPASWWNHLHFQHHAKPNCFRKDPDVNMHPLFFALGKTLSVELGAQKKKFMPYNHQHKYFFIIGPPALVPLYFQWYIFYFVIQRKQWVDLAWMLSFYIRFFLTYLPLLGVKGVLGLHLLVRFIESNWFVWITQMNHIPMHIDYDKNEDWFSTQLQATCNVHQSLFNDWFSGHLNFQIEHHLFPTMPRHNYWKVAPLVKSLCAKHGIEYQCKPLLTAFADIVHSLKDSGELWLDAYLHK from the exons ATGGAGGACCCCGAGCCGGGCCGGCCGCTGCGGCGCTTCACCTGGGAGGAGAtccgggagcggagcgggcgggggtCGCCGCCGCAGGAGCGCTGGCTGGTGATCGAGAGGAAGGTGTACGACATCAGCCACTTCTGCCGCCGGcacccgggggggtcccgggtcATCAGCCACTACGCCGGGCAGGACGCCACG GATCCTTTCATAGCATTTCATCTCGACAAGACGCTCGTAAGAAAGTACATGAGCCCACTCTTGATTGGGGAACTGGCACCAGATCAGCCCAGCTTTGAGCCCAGCAAGAAT AAAAAGCTGGTAGAAGATTTCCGTGAGCTCCGTGCAACCGTCGAGAAGATGGGGCTTCTCAACCCCAACCGCATCTTTTTCATCCTGTATCTCTGCCACATCTTGCTGTTGGATGTTGCAGCCTGGCTCACCATCTGGTATTTTGGAGCATCCACGGTGCCTTTCCTCTTCTCCGCAGTGCTTCTGGGCACTGTCCAG GCACAGGCTGGCTGGCTCCAGCACGATTTTGGACACCTTTCCGTCTTTAGCAAGTCCAAATGGAACCACTGGGTGCACAAGTTCGTGATCGGCCATCTGAAG GGAGCACCAGCCAGCTGGTGGAACCACCTCCACTTCCAACACCACGCTAAACCCAACTGCTTCCGAAAGGACCCTGACGTTAACATGCATCCCTTATTTTTCGCTTTGGGAAAAACGCTCTCTGTAGAG CTCGGTGCGCAAAAGAAGAAATTCATGCCTTATAACCACCAGCACAAGTACTTCTTCATCA TCGGTCCCCCAGCTCTGGTGCCTCTTTACTTCCAGTGGTACATATTCTACTTTGTGATACAGCGGAAACAGTGGGTG GATCTGGCCTGGATGCTGAGCTTCTACATCCGATTCTTTCTCACCTACTTACCCTTACTGGGGGTGAAGGGTGTTCTGGGCCTTCATCTGTTGGTCAG GTTTATAGAGAGTAACTGGTTTGTCTGGATTACACAAATGAATCACATCCCGATGCACATCGATTATGATAAGAATGAGGACTGGTTCTCTACCCAG CTCCAGGCAACCTGTAACGTTCATCAGTCCTTATTCAATGACTGGTTTAGTGGACATCTGAACTTCCAAATCGAGCACCA CCTTTTTCCTACAATGCCAAGACACAACTACTGGAAGGTGGCCCCTTTGGTGAAGTCCCTGTGTGCCAAACATGGTATTGAGTACCAGTGCAAGCCGTTGCTCACTGCCTTTGCGGACATAGTGCA CTCTTTGAAAGATTCGGGGGAGCTCTGGCTTGACGCCTACCTACATAAATAA